One window from the genome of Candidatus Manganitrophaceae bacterium encodes:
- a CDS encoding PAS domain S-box protein: MDESERRVKERPEELVDITQTLREKNAERRASEETRRRFEFSMEHAPDAVFFMTREAGFSYVNRQACRSLGYTRDELLRLKVWDIDPIYPRERWERVWKQEQQEEVDTVLLETLHRRKDGTLFPVEVSAEHLRLGEYEFHVAFARDITARKRAEEALREAETRLRLALQAGRIGIWDWSIATGQLVWSRGHEELWGFPAGAFKGTYAEFEERLHPEDRAELNRVLAEAIAARRMFRHEFRIVWPDGSVHWIAGQGEPFFDDTGNPVRMIGVARDITEQRRAEEEVHLLRTISLAVSESPNLATALCVMMEKICEATGWEIGQAWIPQPDGNALACSPVWYRRERTGRFEKLRITSKETILHPGEGLPGAAFSSKQPIWVRDLSKAERCLRAQIAGEAGLKSGFAVPVLAGDQVMAVLEWYVSASREEDERLIRLVSTLASQLGVVIGRKRSEEALAAEKTRLTVTLRSICDGVITTDTAGKIVLMNQVAEGLTGTAQEEAFGQPLHQVFSTIDEKSRQPLENPVTRALETGATVTPPNPTILISRDGTERIISDSAAPIRDQQGEIIGVVLVFRNITDEKKKEEDLLRISKLEAVGLLAGGIAHDFNNILTAILGNLSLIKMELDPVHPLYRRVEDAETASLRARDLSYQLLTFSKGGTPIKKTLAIKPLLEHSIQFALRGSNVRPEFFISEALWPVDIDEGQISQVLNNLAINAQQAMPEGGPLHIRAENYVATKTQKRLPIPAGRYIHLSIQDFGVGIKREHLDKIFDPYFTTKQQGNGFGLSTSCSIVKKHHGHMTVHSKVGKGSTFSIYLPASSKKMEASATAEIPRRGKGKILVMDDDEAIRKVAGEMLGFLGYDAGFAEDEKEANLRYREAMESGRPFDLVIMDLTIPGKTGGREALQKLLEIDPEVKAIVSSGYSNDPIMAAYTRYGFKGVIAKPYKMEDLSKTLQKVIANQSK, from the coding sequence ATGGACGAGTCGGAACGGCGGGTCAAGGAACGGCCGGAAGAGCTGGTCGACATCACTCAGACACTCCGAGAGAAAAATGCCGAGCGGAGAGCGTCGGAGGAGACGCGCCGACGGTTCGAGTTCTCGATGGAGCATGCGCCGGATGCCGTCTTTTTTATGACCCGCGAGGCCGGCTTTTCCTATGTCAATCGGCAGGCGTGCCGCTCGCTCGGCTATACCCGCGACGAACTGCTCCGTCTAAAGGTCTGGGACATCGATCCGATCTATCCGAGAGAGCGGTGGGAGCGGGTTTGGAAACAAGAACAACAAGAGGAGGTCGATACGGTCCTCCTCGAAACGTTGCATCGCCGAAAAGATGGAACCCTCTTCCCGGTGGAGGTCTCCGCAGAGCACCTCCGTCTTGGAGAATATGAGTTTCATGTCGCTTTCGCCCGCGATATCACGGCACGAAAGCGGGCCGAAGAGGCGTTGCGGGAAGCCGAGACACGGCTTCGGCTGGCCCTCCAGGCGGGGCGAATCGGAATATGGGATTGGAGTATCGCAACCGGTCAGCTCGTCTGGTCCCGCGGCCACGAGGAGTTATGGGGTTTTCCGGCCGGAGCCTTCAAGGGGACCTATGCGGAATTCGAGGAACGCTTACACCCGGAAGACCGCGCGGAGCTGAATCGAGTTCTGGCGGAGGCGATTGCGGCGCGCCGGATGTTTCGTCACGAATTTCGGATCGTCTGGCCCGACGGCAGCGTGCATTGGATCGCCGGCCAAGGAGAACCGTTCTTCGACGACACCGGAAATCCGGTGCGAATGATCGGCGTCGCAAGAGACATCACCGAGCAGCGGCGGGCCGAAGAGGAGGTCCATCTCCTTCGGACCATCTCCCTGGCGGTCAGCGAATCGCCGAACCTCGCCACCGCCCTCTGCGTGATGATGGAGAAAATTTGCGAGGCGACCGGATGGGAGATCGGACAGGCCTGGATCCCGCAGCCCGACGGAAACGCGCTCGCCTGCAGCCCCGTTTGGTATCGGCGGGAGCGAACCGGTCGATTCGAAAAGCTCCGGATCACCAGCAAGGAGACGATTCTTCACCCGGGAGAGGGGCTCCCGGGGGCCGCTTTCTCCTCAAAACAGCCGATCTGGGTGCGGGACCTGTCGAAGGCGGAGCGCTGCCTCCGGGCGCAGATCGCCGGCGAGGCCGGGCTCAAATCGGGATTTGCCGTTCCGGTCTTGGCCGGCGATCAGGTGATGGCGGTCCTGGAATGGTATGTCTCGGCGTCACGCGAAGAAGATGAGCGGCTGATCCGACTCGTCTCCACGCTCGCCTCCCAGTTAGGGGTGGTGATCGGACGAAAGCGATCGGAAGAGGCGCTGGCGGCGGAGAAGACCCGGTTGACGGTGACCCTCCGCTCGATCTGCGACGGGGTCATCACGACCGATACGGCGGGAAAGATCGTTTTAATGAACCAGGTCGCCGAAGGACTCACCGGAACGGCTCAAGAAGAGGCGTTCGGTCAACCGCTCCATCAGGTCTTTTCCACCATCGACGAAAAGAGCAGACAGCCGCTGGAAAATCCGGTGACCCGGGCGCTGGAGACCGGCGCCACGGTCACCCCGCCGAACCCGACGATTTTAATCTCCCGGGACGGAACGGAGCGGATCATTTCCGACAGCGCCGCCCCGATTCGGGATCAACAAGGAGAGATCATCGGCGTGGTGCTGGTCTTCCGGAACATCACCGATGAGAAAAAGAAGGAAGAGGACCTCCTCCGGATCAGCAAGCTCGAGGCGGTCGGTCTGCTCGCCGGCGGCATCGCGCACGACTTCAACAATATTCTGACCGCCATCTTGGGGAATCTCTCCTTAATCAAGATGGAGCTCGATCCGGTCCATCCCCTCTATCGGCGCGTCGAAGATGCCGAGACCGCCTCTTTGCGGGCGCGCGATCTCTCCTACCAGCTGCTGACCTTTTCAAAGGGCGGGACCCCGATCAAGAAGACCCTCGCGATAAAACCCCTTCTGGAACACTCGATTCAATTTGCACTCCGGGGATCGAATGTCCGTCCGGAGTTTTTCATATCAGAAGCGCTCTGGCCGGTCGATATCGATGAAGGGCAGATCAGCCAGGTCCTCAACAATTTGGCCATCAATGCGCAACAGGCGATGCCGGAGGGGGGGCCGCTCCATATTAGAGCCGAGAACTATGTCGCAACCAAAACCCAGAAGCGGCTTCCGATCCCGGCCGGGCGATATATCCATCTCTCCATCCAAGACTTCGGGGTGGGGATTAAGCGCGAGCACCTCGACAAAATCTTCGATCCTTATTTTACAACCAAGCAGCAGGGAAACGGATTCGGCCTCTCCACCTCTTGCTCGATCGTCAAAAAGCATCATGGGCATATGACGGTCCACTCCAAAGTGGGAAAGGGATCGACCTTTTCAATCTATCTGCCGGCCTCCTCAAAAAAGATGGAAGCATCGGCGACGGCGGAGATACCGCGTCGGGGGAAAGGAAAAATCTTGGTCATGGACGATGATGAGGCGATCCGAAAGGTGGCGGGGGAGATGCTGGGATTCCTCGGATATGACGCCGGCTTCGCCGAAGACGAAAAAGAGGCGAACCTTCGCTACCGGGAGGCGATGGAGTCGGGTCGGCCGTTTGATCTGGTCATCATGGATTTGACGATTCCGGGAAAAACGGGAGGGAGAGAGGCGCTTCAGAAGTTACTCGAAATCGACCCCGAGGTCAAAGCGATTGTCTCGAGCGGCTACTCCAACGATCCGATTATGGCCGCCTATACCCGATATGGGTTTAAAGGGGTCATCGCAAAACCGTACAAAATGGAAGATTTGAGCAAAACGCTTCAAAAAGTGATTGCCAATCAATCCAAATAA
- a CDS encoding GIY-YIG nuclease family protein — MPSDSPWRVYIVECSDGSLYTGITNNLDRRLRQHNTGRASRYTRSRLPVTLLYEASCTSRSDALIQEGKIKALSRAEKKALIVERKRRRPLRKPER, encoded by the coding sequence ATGCCGTCTGATTCACCCTGGCGGGTCTATATCGTGGAATGCAGCGACGGCTCGCTCTATACCGGAATCACCAACAACCTCGACCGCCGTCTCCGCCAGCACAATACAGGCCGCGCCTCCCGCTACACCCGCAGCCGACTGCCGGTGACCCTTCTTTATGAAGCCTCTTGCACAAGCCGATCCGATGCGTTGATTCAAGAGGGAAAGATCAAAGCGCTGTCTCGGGCCGAAAAAAAAGCGTTGATCGTCGAGAGGAAGCGCCGACGTCCCCTTCGGAAGCCGGAGAGGTAG
- a CDS encoding HAD family phosphatase, protein MLKAIIFDCDGVIVDSEPHHMRALQQILQEEGISLSQEEYYSKYLAMDDKGCFETAFSAHQRPIDNKILKGLIIRKMALYRTLSQQALYLYPGVVEFVRKAEGAYRLAIASGAFRGEIKFALDKGGMRSAFPVIVSAQDVKNGKPHPEAFLTALAKLNERPPVPNPPIAPSECVVIEDSLHGVAAARLAGMRCLAVTNSYSREKLEGKADRIVMSLTEIEPKELEKFCQE, encoded by the coding sequence ATGTTGAAAGCGATTATTTTTGACTGCGACGGGGTGATCGTCGACAGCGAGCCGCACCATATGAGAGCGCTCCAGCAGATCCTGCAGGAAGAGGGGATCTCCCTTTCCCAGGAAGAGTATTATTCAAAATACCTCGCGATGGATGACAAAGGCTGCTTTGAGACCGCCTTCTCCGCGCACCAACGTCCGATCGACAACAAAATCCTCAAAGGTTTAATCATCCGAAAGATGGCCCTCTACCGGACCCTCTCGCAGCAGGCGCTCTATCTCTATCCGGGGGTGGTGGAGTTTGTGAGGAAGGCGGAGGGGGCCTATCGGCTGGCGATCGCCTCCGGGGCGTTTCGCGGCGAGATCAAATTTGCGCTTGATAAAGGCGGAATGCGGTCGGCTTTTCCGGTTATTGTGAGCGCCCAGGATGTCAAAAACGGCAAGCCGCATCCGGAGGCCTTCCTCACCGCCCTGGCAAAACTGAATGAGCGGCCGCCGGTGCCGAATCCGCCGATCGCACCGAGCGAGTGTGTGGTGATCGAAGATTCCTTACATGGGGTGGCGGCGGCCCGCTTGGCCGGGATGCGATGCCTTGCGGTCACCAACTCTTATTCCCGGGAGAAGCTGGAGGGAAAAGCGGATCGGATTGTAATGAGCCTTACAGAGATTGAGCCGAAGGAGCTCGAAAAGTTCTGCCAGGAGTAG
- a CDS encoding peptidylprolyl isomerase, producing MQLLLWTFGFVIIGLSLIPSASAEEKKLPAGVYAVVETSQGTMTIQLFEKEAPKTVANFVGLAEGTKEWTDPKTKQKVKRPLYDGLVFHRVIPGFMIQGGDPLGNGTGGPGYKFEDEFSPNLKFDQPGRLAMANSGPSTNGSQFFITDGTTDWLNNRHTIFGQVIEGQDVVKKIANTARDERDRPKTDVVIKKIQIVRSK from the coding sequence ATGCAGCTGCTTCTCTGGACATTTGGTTTTGTCATTATCGGTCTTTCCCTGATTCCCTCCGCTTCCGCCGAGGAGAAGAAGCTCCCTGCTGGCGTTTATGCCGTGGTGGAGACATCGCAAGGAACGATGACGATACAGCTCTTCGAGAAGGAGGCGCCGAAGACGGTCGCCAATTTCGTCGGGCTGGCCGAGGGGACGAAAGAGTGGACCGATCCGAAGACGAAGCAAAAGGTCAAACGGCCGCTCTATGACGGCCTTGTTTTCCATCGGGTGATTCCCGGCTTCATGATCCAGGGAGGCGATCCGCTGGGGAATGGAACAGGCGGCCCCGGCTATAAATTTGAGGACGAATTCTCGCCGAATTTAAAATTCGATCAGCCGGGCCGGCTGGCGATGGCGAATTCCGGACCGAGCACCAACGGAAGTCAGTTCTTCATTACCGATGGGACAACCGATTGGCTCAACAACCGCCATACGATCTTCGGCCAAGTGATTGAAGGGCAGGATGTGGTCAAGAAGATCGCCAACACCGCGCGCGATGAGCGGGACCGCCCCAAAACCGACGTCGTCATCAAGAAAA
- a CDS encoding M48 family metallopeptidase, whose translation MNLYSIIIFLTLLIDYGLNLLADFLNLRAMQTELPREFQGTYDPEAYRRSQEYTRVTTRFGIITATVNLIALLAFWFIGGFNLLDRAVRAAGFGPIFTGLIYIGLLILLRGLLSLPFRVYGTFVIEERFGFNKMTPALFFKDLLKGLALGIVLGAPLLAGLLAFFQYAGAAAWMYAWIATTLFLLFVQFIAPTWIMPIFNKFTPLGEGELREQILSYARSVHFPVEQIFVIDGSRRSSKANAFFSGFGRHQRIALFDTLIAKQTVPELVAVLAHEIGHYKKRHIVQGMALGILQTGVMLFLLSIFISHTGLYDAFYMQARSVYAGLVFFGLLFTPIESILSVFVQAFSRKNEYEADRFAAETFEQPEAMVSALKKLAVNHLSNLTPHPLHVILNDSHPPILDRIKAIRQATTSPAAERLTRRAET comes from the coding sequence ATGAACCTCTATAGCATCATCATTTTTTTAACCCTTTTGATCGATTATGGGTTAAACCTCCTCGCCGATTTCCTGAACCTCAGGGCGATGCAGACCGAATTGCCGCGGGAGTTTCAAGGGACCTACGATCCGGAGGCCTATCGTCGATCGCAGGAATACACCCGGGTGACGACGCGGTTCGGAATCATCACCGCCACGGTGAACCTGATTGCACTGCTCGCCTTCTGGTTCATCGGCGGGTTCAATCTCCTCGACCGGGCGGTCCGGGCTGCCGGATTCGGCCCGATCTTCACCGGTCTGATCTACATTGGGTTGTTGATTTTGCTGCGCGGACTCCTCTCCCTTCCCTTCCGGGTCTACGGGACCTTTGTGATCGAGGAGCGATTCGGCTTCAATAAGATGACGCCGGCCCTCTTTTTCAAAGATCTCCTGAAGGGGCTGGCGTTGGGGATTGTTTTGGGCGCGCCGCTGCTGGCGGGGCTCCTCGCCTTCTTTCAATATGCGGGAGCGGCCGCCTGGATGTATGCCTGGATTGCAACGACCCTCTTTCTCCTCTTCGTCCAATTTATCGCCCCCACCTGGATCATGCCGATCTTTAACAAGTTCACGCCGCTCGGTGAGGGGGAGCTGCGGGAGCAGATTCTCTCCTACGCCCGGTCGGTTCATTTTCCGGTTGAGCAGATCTTCGTGATCGACGGCTCGCGCCGCTCCAGCAAGGCAAACGCCTTCTTCAGCGGTTTTGGCCGGCATCAGCGAATCGCCCTCTTCGATACCTTGATTGCAAAGCAGACGGTTCCGGAGCTGGTTGCGGTCCTCGCGCATGAGATCGGCCACTACAAGAAACGTCACATCGTTCAGGGGATGGCGCTCGGCATCCTCCAGACGGGGGTGATGCTCTTCCTGCTGTCGATCTTTATCAGCCACACCGGCCTCTATGATGCGTTTTATATGCAGGCGCGGTCGGTCTATGCAGGGCTGGTCTTCTTCGGCCTCCTCTTCACCCCGATCGAGTCGATCCTCTCGGTCTTCGTCCAGGCGTTCTCCCGGAAAAATGAGTATGAGGCCGACCGGTTTGCCGCCGAGACCTTTGAGCAGCCGGAGGCGATGGTCAGCGCGTTAAAGAAGCTTGCGGTCAATCACCTCTCCAACCTGACCCCCCATCCGCTCCATGTGATCCTCAACGACTCTCACCCGCCCATTCTCGATCGGATCAAGGCGATCCGGCAGGCGACGACGTCCCCGGCCGCGGAGAGGCTCACCCGACGCGCCGAGACCTAG